The following coding sequences lie in one Nitratireductor mangrovi genomic window:
- a CDS encoding DUF2061 domain-containing protein, with protein METHARSVAKAISWRITGTLDTMLISLVITQSFKLAAAIGFTEVVTKSLLYYLHERAWLKIPFGRHLAQPATLRRR; from the coding sequence GTGGAAACGCACGCTCGCAGTGTCGCCAAGGCCATCTCGTGGCGCATCACCGGCACGCTCGATACCATGCTGATCTCGCTGGTCATCACCCAGAGCTTCAAGCTCGCCGCGGCCATCGGCTTCACCGAGGTGGTCACCAAGTCGCTGCTTTATTATCTGCACGAACGCGCCTGGCTGAAGATCCCGTTCGGCCGCCACCTGGCGCAGCCCGCCACGCTGCGCCGGCGCTGA
- a CDS encoding pilus assembly protein TadG-related protein: MFRSFLQRFRRDERGNYAMLMALVTVPVALAGGMAVDLAAISSRQAQLQQAMDTAALAIAREGEGLSDAEAHRIAQRFLEANFDPRYANIKIARKGPRVEVAADARAGLTFGKLLGYEDWEVSAASAADLAYTNYEIALVLDTTGSMAGGKLAAMKDAVIGLIDTMSAQVKGKDKLKFAVVPFANFVNVGPHFGPDFKKNGKIMNKTGAEWLDLKGKADFPQVELKKNLSRFELFQHLGERWAGCVETRYADGKAAHDVEDTEPTKSDKASLFVPAFSIDEPEEDGFSNSYIKSDADPLDNSAPGQAKKLLKYGVTEVLDPVNPALEWLKPATKMSGGKGPNKDCVTQPIMPLNNDFGAIKKKVKSLEANGTTNIMEGVAWGMRVLSPHEPFTEGRDRKEIGVEKIMIVLTDGSNVFGNKSHKLGSSYSSHGYLVDGRIGISAGSSSDTNKLMNAKTMKACDNAKAQNMIVYTIRLEEPDVKTGMMLKDCASSSAHFFDAPSRSQLDEVFGKIRDRVVRLRIAS; encoded by the coding sequence ATGTTCCGATCTTTCCTGCAGCGGTTTCGCCGCGACGAACGCGGCAATTACGCGATGCTGATGGCGCTGGTCACGGTGCCGGTGGCGCTTGCCGGCGGCATGGCTGTCGATCTTGCCGCGATCAGTTCGCGCCAGGCGCAATTGCAGCAGGCGATGGACACCGCCGCGCTGGCGATCGCACGCGAGGGCGAAGGGCTGTCGGACGCCGAAGCGCACAGGATCGCGCAGCGGTTCCTGGAGGCGAATTTCGACCCGCGCTATGCCAACATCAAGATCGCGCGCAAGGGCCCGCGCGTCGAAGTGGCGGCCGATGCCCGCGCCGGGCTGACATTCGGCAAGCTGCTCGGCTATGAGGACTGGGAAGTTTCGGCGGCCTCGGCCGCAGACCTTGCCTATACCAATTACGAGATCGCGCTGGTGCTCGACACGACCGGCTCGATGGCCGGCGGCAAGCTGGCCGCCATGAAGGATGCCGTCATCGGCCTGATCGACACCATGTCGGCGCAGGTCAAGGGCAAGGACAAGCTGAAATTCGCGGTCGTTCCCTTCGCCAATTTCGTCAATGTCGGACCGCATTTCGGGCCGGACTTCAAGAAGAACGGCAAGATCATGAACAAGACCGGCGCCGAATGGCTGGACCTCAAGGGCAAGGCCGATTTTCCGCAGGTCGAACTCAAGAAGAACCTGAGCCGTTTCGAACTGTTCCAGCACCTGGGCGAGAGATGGGCCGGCTGCGTGGAAACACGCTACGCCGACGGCAAGGCTGCGCATGACGTCGAGGACACGGAGCCGACCAAGAGCGACAAGGCGAGCCTTTTCGTGCCGGCGTTTTCGATCGACGAACCGGAGGAAGACGGTTTCTCGAACTCCTACATCAAGTCGGACGCCGATCCGCTGGACAATTCCGCACCTGGCCAGGCCAAGAAGCTCCTGAAATACGGCGTCACCGAAGTCCTCGATCCGGTGAATCCCGCCCTGGAGTGGCTGAAGCCCGCGACCAAAATGTCGGGCGGCAAGGGCCCCAACAAGGACTGCGTGACGCAGCCGATCATGCCGCTCAACAACGACTTCGGCGCGATCAAGAAGAAGGTGAAGTCGCTCGAGGCCAACGGCACCACCAACATCATGGAGGGCGTCGCCTGGGGCATGCGCGTGCTGTCGCCGCACGAGCCGTTCACCGAAGGCCGCGACCGCAAGGAGATCGGCGTCGAGAAGATCATGATCGTGCTGACCGACGGCTCCAACGTGTTCGGCAACAAGAGCCACAAGCTCGGCTCGTCCTATTCGAGCCATGGCTACCTGGTCGACGGTCGCATCGGGATATCGGCGGGGTCGTCTTCCGACACCAACAAGCTGATGAACGCAAAGACCATGAAGGCCTGCGACAACGCCAAGGCGCAGAACATGATCGTCTATACGATCCGGCTCGAAGAGCCCGACGTGAAGACGGGCATGATGCTGAAGGACTGCGCGTCAAGTTCGGCGCATTTCTTCGACGCGCCGTCGCGCTCGCAGCTCGACGAGGTGTTCGGGAAGATCCGCGACCGCGTGGTGCGGCTGAGGATCGCTTCGTAG
- a CDS encoding GatB/YqeY domain-containing protein, producing the protein MREKIAEALKQALKSQDKRRLSTIRLIQAAIKDRDVANRGAGKDPVSDEDILAVLAKMIKQRVESARVYEEAGRLELAEQEREEIVVIKGFLPQPLEEEAVKRACQQVISDVGADGLRDMGKCMNALKEKYPGKMDFGQASGIVRGMLR; encoded by the coding sequence ATGCGCGAGAAAATCGCGGAAGCGCTGAAACAGGCGCTGAAATCGCAGGACAAACGCCGGCTGTCGACGATCCGCCTGATCCAGGCGGCAATCAAGGACCGCGACGTCGCCAACCGCGGCGCCGGCAAGGATCCGGTGAGCGACGAGGACATCCTCGCCGTGCTGGCGAAGATGATCAAGCAGCGCGTCGAATCGGCGCGCGTCTACGAGGAAGCCGGGCGGCTCGAACTCGCCGAGCAGGAGCGAGAGGAAATCGTCGTCATCAAGGGCTTCCTTCCGCAGCCGCTGGAGGAGGAAGCCGTCAAGCGCGCCTGCCAGCAGGTGATTTCCGATGTCGGCGCCGACGGGCTGCGCGACATGGGCAAGTGCATGAACGCGCTCAAGGAAAAATACCCCGGCAAGATGGATTTCGGCCAGGCGAGCGGCATCGTGCGCGGCATGCTGCGGTAG
- the carA gene encoding glutamine-hydrolyzing carbamoyl-phosphate synthase small subunit: protein MASANAPWTAVKPTALLVLADGTEIEGRGLGAEGSAVGEVCFNTALTGYQEILTDPSYAGQIVTFTFPHIGNVGANDEDIEDLTPAARAGAVGAVFRSDITEPSNYRSAGHLDAWLKRRGIVAIGGIDTRALTALIREKGMPNAVVAHAADGVFDRVELRRRAAEWSGLVGLDLAREVTSGQSSTWTETPWVWDEGFGAQQDPKMHIVAIDYGVKRNILRLLAGLGAEVTVVPATTTAEDVLAMHPDGIFLSNGPGDPAATGEYAVPVIRELLDSGIPTFGICLGHQMLALALGARTVKMHQGHHGANHPVKDHTTGKVEIVSMNHGFAVDSASLPDTVEETHVSLFDGSNCGIALKGRPVFSVQQHPEASPGPQDSHYLFRRFINLVRERKGEPALAER from the coding sequence ATGGCTTCAGCGAACGCGCCCTGGACGGCGGTCAAACCCACCGCCCTGCTTGTCCTTGCCGACGGCACCGAGATCGAAGGCCGCGGCCTGGGTGCGGAAGGCAGCGCCGTCGGCGAGGTCTGCTTCAACACCGCGCTCACCGGCTATCAGGAGATCCTCACCGATCCCTCCTATGCCGGCCAGATCGTCACCTTCACCTTCCCGCATATCGGCAATGTCGGCGCCAATGACGAGGACATCGAGGACCTGACCCCGGCCGCGCGCGCCGGCGCCGTCGGCGCCGTCTTCCGCTCCGACATCACCGAGCCCTCCAACTACCGCTCCGCCGGCCATCTCGACGCCTGGCTCAAGCGCCGCGGCATCGTCGCCATCGGCGGCATCGACACCCGCGCCTTGACCGCGCTGATTCGCGAAAAGGGCATGCCCAATGCCGTTGTCGCGCACGCCGCCGACGGCGTCTTCGACCGCGTTGAGCTGCGCCGCCGCGCGGCGGAATGGTCCGGCCTCGTCGGTCTCGATTTGGCCAGGGAGGTCACCTCCGGCCAGAGCTCGACCTGGACCGAGACGCCCTGGGTCTGGGACGAGGGTTTCGGCGCCCAGCAGGACCCGAAGATGCACATCGTCGCCATCGACTACGGCGTCAAGCGCAACATCCTGCGGCTGCTCGCCGGCCTCGGCGCCGAGGTCACCGTCGTGCCGGCCACCACCACCGCCGAGGACGTGCTCGCCATGCACCCCGACGGCATCTTCCTGTCCAACGGCCCCGGCGACCCGGCCGCCACCGGCGAATACGCCGTGCCGGTGATTCGCGAACTGCTCGACAGCGGCATCCCAACCTTCGGCATCTGCCTCGGCCACCAGATGCTGGCGCTGGCGCTCGGCGCCCGCACCGTCAAGATGCATCAGGGCCATCATGGCGCCAACCACCCGGTCAAGGACCACACCACCGGCAAGGTCGAGATCGTGTCGATGAACCACGGCTTCGCGGTCGATTCGGCCTCGCTCCCCGACACGGTGGAGGAAACCCACGTGTCGCTGTTCGACGGCTCCAATTGCGGCATCGCGCTCAAGGGCCGGCCGGTGTTTTCGGTCCAGCAGCATCCCGAGGCCTCGCCCGGCCCGCAGGATTCGCACTACCTCTTCCGCCGCTTCATCAACCTCGTTCGCGAGCGCAAGGGCGAGCCCGCACTCGCCGAGCGCTAG
- a CDS encoding Na/Pi cotransporter family protein — MSGSLVLLHLAGAVALLLWATRMVRTGVERAYGNVLRQRLRVTLRNPLLAVVAGAALAVALQSATAVSLLVGSFAGAGIVSAQAGLIAVLGADIGSAIVVRLLSFDLALLVPLCLVAGTVMFMATQARNWRQFGRILIGIGLLILSLRMIGEASEPLRDSRLLPVIVRYLAADPVTAFVVAAFVTWLFHSSVAAILLVVALAARGLIPAELGLVFVLGANLGGGVIAAVLSRAMPPASRGVPLANLIVRGTGAMLALLAIILVGAPIERLGDSAPQQLIHAHLLFNLLLAICAIPLTGPVMRLAEAFLSASATRPADLLAATEVSALNPRALDKPAQALANATREVVRICETIEVMLQRIIELYARADKEGIDALAALDDRVDRRHAAIKLYLAKVTVHPLTEDEALRCQELIGACVKLEQVGDIIVRNMLVHVSRKMERGLEFTEEGWRDITGFHASVAANARLAFNVLVSRDSDTARQLVREKDLLRDREKDSNRGHFERLREGTVKSLETSSIHLDTIRDLKQINSLLASIAYPVLEEQGMLRETRLKADSAR, encoded by the coding sequence ATGAGCGGTTCACTGGTGCTTCTTCATCTGGCTGGTGCCGTCGCGTTGCTCTTGTGGGCCACGCGCATGGTGCGCACCGGCGTCGAGCGGGCCTACGGAAACGTCCTGCGCCAGCGTCTGCGCGTCACCTTGCGTAACCCGTTGCTTGCCGTTGTCGCGGGCGCCGCGCTTGCCGTCGCCCTGCAAAGCGCCACCGCCGTCAGCCTGCTGGTCGGGTCGTTCGCCGGCGCCGGCATCGTGTCCGCGCAGGCTGGGCTGATCGCCGTCCTCGGCGCCGATATCGGCTCCGCCATCGTCGTCAGGCTGCTCTCCTTCGACCTTGCTTTGCTGGTGCCGCTCTGCCTTGTCGCCGGTACCGTGATGTTCATGGCCACCCAGGCGCGCAACTGGCGCCAGTTCGGCCGCATCCTGATCGGCATCGGTCTCCTGATCTTGTCGCTGCGCATGATCGGCGAGGCGTCCGAGCCTCTGCGCGACAGCCGGCTTCTGCCCGTGATCGTCCGCTACCTTGCCGCCGATCCCGTCACCGCCTTTGTCGTAGCCGCGTTTGTGACCTGGCTGTTCCACTCCAGCGTCGCGGCGATCCTGCTTGTGGTCGCCCTCGCCGCGCGCGGCCTCATCCCGGCGGAGCTGGGGCTGGTCTTCGTGCTCGGCGCCAATCTTGGCGGCGGCGTCATCGCGGCCGTGCTGTCGCGCGCCATGCCCCCGGCATCGCGGGGCGTGCCGCTTGCAAACCTGATCGTGCGCGGCACGGGCGCCATGCTGGCGCTGCTCGCGATCATTCTTGTCGGCGCGCCGATCGAGCGCCTCGGCGACAGCGCGCCGCAGCAACTCATCCACGCTCACCTCCTGTTCAACCTTCTGCTTGCCATTTGCGCCATTCCGCTCACAGGTCCGGTCATGCGGCTCGCCGAGGCGTTCCTTTCGGCGAGCGCAACCAGGCCCGCCGATCTGCTGGCCGCCACGGAGGTGAGCGCCCTCAATCCCAGGGCGCTCGACAAACCGGCCCAGGCGCTCGCCAATGCCACCCGCGAGGTGGTGCGCATTTGTGAGACCATAGAGGTCATGCTGCAGCGGATCATCGAGCTTTATGCCCGGGCCGACAAGGAGGGCATCGACGCCCTCGCCGCGCTCGATGACAGGGTCGACAGGCGCCATGCGGCCATCAAGCTCTACCTAGCGAAGGTCACGGTCCATCCGCTTACCGAGGATGAGGCCCTGCGCTGCCAGGAACTGATCGGGGCCTGCGTCAAGCTGGAACAGGTGGGCGACATCATCGTGCGCAACATGCTTGTGCATGTGAGCCGCAAGATGGAGCGTGGCCTGGAATTCACCGAGGAAGGCTGGCGCGACATCACCGGCTTCCATGCTTCGGTGGCGGCGAACGCGCGGCTCGCCTTCAACGTGCTGGTCTCCCGCGACAGCGATACCGCGCGCCAGCTGGTGCGGGAAAAGGACCTGCTGCGCGACAGGGAAAAGGACTCCAACCGCGGCCATTTCGAGAGACTGCGCGAAGGCACGGTCAAGAGCCTCGAGACAAGCTCGATCCATCTCGACACGATCCGCGACCTCAAGCAGATCAATTCGCTGCTTGCCTCGATCGCCTATCCGGTGCTCGAGGAGCAGGGCATGCTGCGCGAGACGCGCCTCAAGGCTGATTCGGCCCGCTAG
- a CDS encoding CHAT domain-containing protein: MAILAAISTVAASAAAECRSFDEAARLSGAQYVDLRLTRGSPIGDWELIPNDARGAILAYLRYPTMPGAQERNGLIFYHTDGEAICGYFWERGRMEADAARGVPTIQPDAVFRLPVESPEALSRMIEETLAVLTLRSANPARSPRPRAGGGETRSVAPLRLLPTDADDALEPRLEAMSRALFAEFASEVETLSSLTILPALNIGTVPFGALDPNGDGTPIVASTMVTIEESMKSIVDGNIFGMHPAAGAAEPAPIAPQAIAGDPDATGDPTWIFPRLPGAADEARAVAEHFRTLPLVGGDVTVATLKQRLVDAEYIHIAAHGMSSASDPMDGSFLALSDGRLTAREIQALPLTKAPLVVLSACQTGLGSPLQAGVIGLARAFIVAGASSVVASLWNVDDEATSWIMARFAEHISRLPPAEALRRTQDEARLRWPDPTIWASFMLFGARTVGLDTAPAAPMLAPGAFEVKVQIERDGRIEPITAGAIPIVYPDEIFAVEIASNFERPLEFNFLYLDAAGTTSFLTTEWLDARGRERMRIARFGDDPVGLERVVLVAREQVPGSAFVPLEEFTGASEMLTARALLHPASLGRLLPRQGIVRLGGFGAGAGPGATAPASEMVAKGQRIFATSAVSGVRNYLRPDQKSPLTAVMVFPVEVRSR; the protein is encoded by the coding sequence ATGGCGATCCTGGCCGCCATTTCGACGGTCGCCGCATCAGCGGCGGCCGAGTGCCGCAGCTTTGACGAGGCGGCGCGCCTGTCCGGGGCGCAATATGTCGACCTGCGCCTCACGCGTGGCTCGCCGATCGGCGACTGGGAACTGATACCGAACGACGCGCGCGGGGCCATTCTCGCCTATCTGCGCTATCCCACGATGCCGGGGGCGCAAGAGCGCAACGGGCTGATCTTCTACCATACCGACGGCGAGGCCATCTGCGGCTACTTCTGGGAGCGCGGCCGGATGGAGGCCGACGCGGCGCGTGGGGTGCCCACCATCCAGCCCGACGCCGTCTTCAGGCTTCCTGTCGAAAGCCCCGAAGCGCTTTCGCGAATGATCGAGGAAACGCTGGCTGTGCTGACGCTGCGCAGCGCCAACCCTGCGCGCAGCCCGCGTCCGCGGGCAGGAGGTGGCGAGACCCGCAGTGTCGCGCCGTTGCGGCTCCTGCCGACTGATGCCGACGATGCGCTGGAACCGCGGCTGGAGGCGATGTCGAGGGCTCTCTTCGCGGAGTTCGCGAGCGAGGTCGAAACGCTGTCCAGCCTGACGATCCTGCCGGCCCTCAACATCGGCACCGTACCCTTCGGTGCCCTCGACCCGAATGGCGACGGAACGCCGATCGTGGCCTCGACCATGGTGACCATCGAGGAGTCGATGAAGTCGATCGTCGACGGCAACATCTTCGGCATGCATCCGGCCGCCGGCGCGGCGGAGCCGGCGCCGATCGCGCCGCAAGCCATTGCCGGCGATCCGGACGCCACCGGCGACCCGACCTGGATATTTCCGCGCCTGCCCGGCGCGGCCGACGAGGCGCGCGCCGTTGCCGAGCATTTCCGCACGCTGCCGCTGGTGGGCGGCGACGTCACCGTCGCGACGCTGAAGCAGCGGCTCGTCGACGCGGAATATATCCACATCGCCGCGCACGGCATGAGCAGCGCCTCGGACCCGATGGACGGCAGCTTCCTGGCGCTTTCCGACGGGCGGCTGACCGCGCGCGAAATCCAGGCGCTGCCGCTGACGAAGGCGCCTCTCGTGGTGCTCAGCGCCTGCCAGACCGGGCTGGGCAGCCCGCTGCAGGCAGGCGTCATCGGGCTCGCCCGCGCCTTCATCGTGGCAGGCGCCAGCAGCGTCGTCGCCAGCCTGTGGAACGTCGACGACGAGGCGACGTCCTGGATCATGGCGCGGTTTGCCGAGCACATCTCGCGCCTTCCGCCCGCCGAGGCGTTGCGACGCACCCAGGACGAGGCCCGCCTGCGCTGGCCCGACCCGACGATCTGGGCCTCCTTCATGCTGTTCGGCGCGCGCACGGTCGGCCTCGACACCGCGCCGGCGGCTCCGATGCTGGCGCCCGGCGCCTTCGAGGTTAAGGTGCAGATCGAACGTGACGGCAGGATCGAGCCGATAACCGCCGGTGCCATCCCGATCGTCTATCCGGACGAGATTTTCGCCGTGGAGATTGCGAGCAATTTCGAGCGGCCGCTGGAGTTCAACTTCCTGTACCTGGACGCGGCCGGGACGACCTCCTTCCTGACGACCGAGTGGCTTGACGCCAGGGGGCGCGAAAGGATGCGGATCGCGCGCTTCGGCGACGACCCAGTGGGCCTCGAACGCGTGGTACTGGTGGCCAGGGAACAGGTCCCGGGGAGCGCCTTCGTGCCGCTCGAGGAGTTCACCGGCGCCAGCGAGATGCTGACGGCACGGGCGCTGCTGCACCCGGCCAGCCTCGGGCGCCTGCTGCCGCGCCAGGGCATCGTGCGGCTGGGCGGCTTCGGCGCGGGTGCCGGCCCCGGCGCCACGGCACCGGCAAGCGAGATGGTGGCGAAGGGCCAGAGGATATTCGCGACGAGTGCGGTATCCGGCGTGCGCAACTATCTGAGGCCAGACCAGAAAAGCCCGCTCACCGCGGTCATGGTGTTTCCCGTCGAGGTGCGATCGCGCTGA